In Massilia forsythiae, one DNA window encodes the following:
- the ltaE gene encoding low-specificity L-threonine aldolase: protein MSDQHQRWIDLRSDTVTQPSAAMRAAMAAAPVGDDVYGDDPTVNRLQAFAAELFGYEAGMFAPSGTQTNLIALMTHCGRGDEYLVGQEAHTYKYEGGGAAVLGSIQPQPIANGADGSIAVADIGAYIKPDDMHFARTRLLALENTIGGRVLPLDYLEAATSFAHARGLATHLDGARVCNAAVKNGQSLRAAVAGFDTVSVCLSKGLGAPVGSVLLGPKDFIEQGKRWRKMLGGGMRQAGVIAAAAHHALEHNVERLADDHRNAADLAAGLGRIEGLTVTAPQTNIFYVQVPDAAVAPLRAHLAARGIRASIGANTRLVTHLDVSAEDVRTVVDAFGAFFRDWRA, encoded by the coding sequence ATGAGCGACCAACACCAGCGCTGGATCGACCTGCGCAGCGACACCGTCACCCAACCGAGCGCCGCCATGCGCGCCGCCATGGCCGCCGCGCCGGTGGGCGACGACGTCTACGGCGACGACCCCACCGTCAACCGCCTGCAGGCGTTCGCGGCCGAGCTGTTCGGCTACGAGGCCGGCATGTTCGCCCCCAGCGGTACCCAGACCAACCTGATCGCGCTGATGACCCACTGCGGCCGCGGCGACGAATACCTGGTCGGCCAGGAAGCGCATACCTACAAGTACGAAGGCGGCGGTGCAGCGGTGCTGGGCAGCATCCAGCCGCAGCCGATCGCCAACGGGGCCGACGGCAGCATCGCCGTGGCCGACATCGGCGCCTACATCAAACCGGACGACATGCACTTCGCGCGCACGCGCCTGCTGGCGCTGGAAAACACCATCGGCGGCCGCGTGCTGCCGCTGGACTACCTCGAGGCCGCGACAAGCTTCGCCCACGCGCGCGGCCTGGCGACCCACCTCGACGGTGCGCGCGTGTGCAACGCCGCCGTCAAGAACGGCCAGAGCCTGCGCGCCGCGGTGGCCGGTTTCGACACCGTCTCGGTGTGCCTGTCCAAGGGCCTGGGCGCGCCGGTCGGTTCGGTGCTGCTGGGACCGAAGGACTTCATCGAGCAGGGCAAGCGCTGGCGCAAGATGCTGGGCGGCGGCATGCGCCAGGCCGGCGTGATCGCGGCGGCGGCGCACCACGCGCTCGAGCACAACGTCGAGCGCCTGGCCGACGACCACCGCAACGCGGCCGACCTGGCCGCCGGCCTGGGCCGCATCGAGGGCCTGACGGTGACCGCGCCGCAGACCAACATCTTCTACGTGCAGGTGCCGGACGCCGCCGTGGCGCCGCTGCGCGCGCACCTGGCCGCACGCGGTATCCGCGCCAGCATCGGCGCCAACACGCGCCTGGTGACGCACCTGGACGTGTCGGCCGAGGACGTGCGCACGGTGGTCGACGCCTTCGGTGCCTTTTTCCGCGATTGGCGCGCCTGA
- a CDS encoding RNA pseudouridine synthase: MSATREGNQGVGVDARLDEAAGGEGIRLAKRVAAQVPCSRAEAERYIAGGWVGVDGAVVEDPATRVTPAQAVALLPGATAEEPLPVTILLHKPAGVACSALAADPAAHLSAATLAPAQGGPGDQRFLQRHLARLTLATPLDTEASGLVVLSQDWRMLRKLVDDGARIEHEYVVETAAAVGDEALQAVGAAFAGGNAAVKVSRQSEARLRIAGKGIAPSRVGAACRAAGLEVKAIRRLRVGRIAVGSLAAGRWRYLQEFERF; encoded by the coding sequence ATGAGCGCGACGCGAGAGGGCAATCAGGGCGTGGGCGTGGACGCGCGGCTTGACGAGGCGGCGGGCGGCGAGGGCATCCGCCTGGCCAAGCGCGTGGCGGCGCAGGTGCCATGCTCGCGCGCCGAGGCCGAGCGCTACATCGCCGGCGGCTGGGTCGGCGTCGACGGCGCCGTGGTGGAGGATCCAGCCACGCGCGTGACGCCGGCGCAGGCGGTGGCGTTGCTGCCGGGCGCCACGGCGGAGGAGCCGCTGCCGGTGACGATCCTGTTGCACAAGCCGGCCGGCGTCGCCTGCAGCGCGCTGGCGGCCGATCCGGCGGCGCACCTGAGCGCCGCCACCCTGGCGCCGGCGCAGGGCGGGCCGGGCGACCAGCGCTTCCTGCAGCGCCACCTGGCCAGGCTGACACTGGCGACGCCGCTGGATACCGAGGCCAGCGGCCTGGTGGTGCTGAGCCAGGACTGGCGCATGCTGCGCAAGCTGGTCGACGATGGCGCGCGCATCGAGCACGAATACGTGGTCGAGACTGCGGCCGCGGTCGGCGACGAGGCGCTGCAGGCGGTCGGCGCCGCCTTTGCCGGCGGTAACGCCGCGGTCAAGGTCAGCCGCCAGAGCGAGGCGCGCCTGCGCATCGCCGGCAAGGGTATCGCGCCTTCGCGTGTCGGCGCGGCTTGCCGCGCCGCCGGGCTGGAGGTCAAGGCGATCCGCCGCCTGCGCGTCGGCCGCATTGCCGTCGGCAGCCTGGCGGCAGGGCGCTGGCGCTACCTGCAAGAGTTCGAACGCTTCTGA
- a CDS encoding RDD family protein: MSEPTAPPLPCPSIRRRLVAMVYESFLLAAVEMLAVALWLALTRNHHEPVYQYGLKVFLFLVTGAYFVHAWSGSGHTLAMKTWRMRLLTDGGARVPLRTAVLRYLLAWGWFLPALAVCALFGVTGKAQVGIVVGVGIVAWGATALLDPQRRFLHDRLAGTRLVSLVGRPAVQAVAS, translated from the coding sequence ATGAGCGAACCCACCGCGCCGCCCCTGCCCTGTCCCAGCATCCGGCGCCGCCTGGTCGCCATGGTGTACGAAAGTTTCCTGCTGGCGGCGGTCGAGATGCTGGCGGTGGCGCTGTGGCTGGCGCTCACGCGCAACCACCACGAGCCGGTCTACCAGTACGGCCTGAAGGTGTTCCTGTTCCTGGTCACCGGCGCCTATTTCGTGCACGCCTGGAGCGGCAGCGGCCATACGCTGGCGATGAAGACCTGGCGCATGCGCCTGCTGACCGACGGCGGCGCGCGCGTGCCGCTGCGCACGGCGGTGCTGCGCTACCTGCTGGCCTGGGGCTGGTTCCTGCCGGCGCTGGCCGTGTGTGCGCTGTTCGGCGTGACCGGCAAGGCCCAGGTCGGCATCGTGGTCGGCGTCGGCATCGTGGCCTGGGGCGCAACCGCGCTGCTCGATCCGCAGCGGCGCTTCCTGCACGACCGGCTGGCGGGCACGCGGCTGGTCAGCCTGGTCGGCCGGCCGGCGGTACAGGCGGTGGCTTCCTGA
- a CDS encoding DUF3106 domain-containing protein: MTANKRKVAGLAVAAAVLVAGTAALVIGRQGAIGPSAGDAAGDGAAVRQVQAGLGAASVRKIGDKPYWRALTPAQQVALQPLQGEWDGMDGVRKQKWLQLASRFGAMRPEERERVHERMREWVKLTPEQRELARETYTRTRKIAPEQKNATWQSYQQLSNEQKEKLAASAAGRAVPAVPSQANAKVVPLGQGASACPAGTVRNAVSATPPCVAAPAAPAVPASNPAAPPAGAPATPAPPAQQEKPVPANWGITPNNA, from the coding sequence ATGACGGCAAACAAGCGTAAAGTCGCCGGCCTTGCCGTTGCCGCCGCCGTGCTCGTTGCCGGCACGGCTGCGCTGGTGATCGGACGGCAAGGCGCCATCGGTCCGTCCGCGGGCGACGCAGCCGGCGACGGTGCGGCAGTGCGCCAGGTGCAGGCGGGCCTGGGCGCCGCATCGGTGCGCAAGATCGGCGACAAGCCGTACTGGCGTGCCCTCACCCCGGCCCAGCAAGTGGCGCTGCAGCCGCTGCAGGGCGAGTGGGACGGCATGGACGGCGTGCGCAAGCAGAAGTGGCTGCAGCTGGCCAGCCGTTTCGGCGCCATGCGTCCGGAAGAGCGGGAGCGCGTGCACGAACGCATGCGCGAATGGGTCAAGTTGACGCCCGAGCAGCGCGAACTGGCGCGCGAGACGTATACCCGCACCCGCAAGATCGCCCCCGAGCAGAAGAACGCCACCTGGCAGAGTTACCAGCAGTTGTCGAACGAACAGAAGGAAAAGCTGGCGGCTTCCGCGGCCGGGCGCGCCGTCCCGGCGGTGCCGTCCCAGGCCAACGCCAAGGTCGTGCCGCTGGGCCAGGGCGCGAGCGCCTGCCCCGCAGGAACCGTCAGGAACGCCGTCTCGGCCACGCCGCCGTGCGTGGCGGCGCCCGCCGCGCCCGCCGTGCCGGCATCGAACCCGGCCGCGCCGCCGGCCGGCGCTCCCGCCACGCCGGCGCCGCCGGCCCAGCAGGAAAAACCGGTGCCGGCCAACTGGGGCATCACACCCAACAACGCCTGA
- a CDS encoding DUF3619 family protein translates to MNTDDINLAYKIRHALNERLDELPASTTDRLAAARAQALARKKADAPQAATALRQPQGKRARFELASLFSMQWLARAAVVAPLVAMVGGLVGVYQAQHEERVAELAELDAAVLSDELPLTAYTDHGFNAYLLQQQQQQPQRAQ, encoded by the coding sequence ATGAATACCGACGACATCAACCTGGCGTACAAGATCCGTCACGCCCTCAACGAACGGCTCGACGAACTGCCGGCTTCCACCACGGACCGCCTGGCCGCCGCGCGCGCGCAGGCGCTGGCGCGCAAAAAGGCCGACGCCCCGCAGGCGGCGACGGCCCTGCGCCAGCCGCAGGGAAAGCGTGCGCGCTTCGAGCTGGCGTCGCTGTTCTCGATGCAGTGGCTGGCGCGCGCCGCCGTGGTGGCGCCGCTGGTGGCGATGGTGGGCGGCCTGGTCGGCGTCTACCAGGCCCAGCACGAGGAGCGCGTGGCCGAACTGGCCGAACTGGATGCCGCCGTGCTGTCCGACGAACTGCCGCTGACCGCCTACACCGATCACGGTTTCAACGCCTATCTCCTGCAACAACAGCAGCAACAGCCGCAGCGAGCCCAGTAA
- a CDS encoding RNA polymerase sigma factor, with protein MATDKELNDFLESVERRAFKQAAYAVRKDEAALDIVQDAMIKLAEKYGDKPAAELPMLFQRILQTTILDYFRREKVRNTWVTLFGGLGRRDDDDEDFDILNSYEAEEGSAAAESSADQVERAQTLRLIEDEVQKLPARQREAFLMRYWQDMDVAETAQAMGCSEGSVKTHCSRATHALAAALEAKGIKL; from the coding sequence ATGGCCACTGATAAAGAACTCAACGATTTCCTCGAGAGTGTCGAGCGGCGCGCCTTCAAGCAGGCGGCGTACGCGGTCCGCAAGGACGAGGCAGCGCTCGACATCGTTCAGGACGCCATGATCAAGCTGGCGGAAAAATACGGCGACAAGCCGGCGGCGGAATTGCCGATGCTGTTCCAGCGCATCCTGCAGACCACGATCCTGGATTACTTCCGGCGCGAGAAGGTGCGCAACACCTGGGTCACCCTGTTCGGAGGGCTGGGCCGGCGGGATGACGACGACGAGGACTTTGATATACTGAATTCGTACGAGGCCGAAGAAGGTTCGGCCGCGGCGGAGTCGAGCGCGGACCAGGTGGAACGGGCGCAAACCCTGCGCCTGATCGAAGACGAGGTACAAAAGCTCCCGGCACGTCAACGCGAAGCCTTCCTCATGCGTTACTGGCAGGACATGGACGTGGCCGAAACGGCCCAAGCGATGGGATGCTCCGAGGGCAGCGTGAAAACGCATTGCTCTCGCGCTACGCATGCCCTGGCAGCAGCCCTCGAGGCCAAGGGAATAAAATTATGA
- a CDS encoding acetolactate synthase 3 catalytic subunit, whose product MSFDATVPITGAEIAVRCLAEEGVEHVFGYPGGAVLYIYDAIFKQDKFQHILVRHEQAAIHAADAYSRSSNKVGVALVTSGPGVTNAVTGLSTAYMDSIPMVVISGQVPTHAIGQDAFQECDTVGITRPVVKHNFLVKDVRELAETIKKAFYIARTGRPGPVLVDIPKDVSMQKALYAYPKEIEMRSYRPVDKGHAGQIRKAVQLLLQAERPMIYGGGGVILANASAELNRLVDKLGFPITNTLMGLGAYRSSSGHFLGMPGMHGTYEANMAMQHCDVLIAIGARFDDRVIGNPRHFATNPRKIIHIDIDPSSISKRVKVDIPIVGNVKDVLVELLSQLEAAEAKPNKAGLEQWWKQIGEWRGRECLKYQPSDEVIKPQSVVEKLWQVTAGDAFITSDVGQHQMWAAQYYPFNQPRRWINSGGLGTMGVGLPYAMGVQMANPDATVACVTGEGSIQMNIQELATCKQYNLTPKIVLLNNRFLGMVRQWQELDYNSRYSESYMDSLPDFEKLAEAYGHVGMRIDKPGDVENALRDAFAMKDRLVFMNFITDRSENVWPMVKTGKGLSEMLLGSEDL is encoded by the coding sequence ATGAGTTTTGACGCAACAGTGCCCATCACGGGCGCCGAGATCGCAGTCCGTTGTCTGGCGGAAGAGGGCGTAGAGCACGTCTTCGGCTATCCGGGCGGCGCGGTCCTCTACATCTACGACGCCATCTTCAAGCAGGACAAGTTCCAGCACATCCTGGTCCGTCACGAGCAGGCTGCGATCCACGCGGCCGACGCGTATTCGCGCAGCTCGAACAAGGTCGGCGTGGCCCTGGTCACTTCCGGCCCGGGCGTCACCAATGCCGTCACCGGCCTGTCCACCGCGTACATGGATTCGATCCCGATGGTCGTGATTTCCGGCCAGGTGCCGACCCACGCGATCGGCCAGGACGCCTTCCAGGAATGCGACACGGTCGGCATCACCCGTCCGGTGGTCAAGCACAACTTCCTGGTCAAGGACGTGCGCGAGCTGGCCGAGACTATCAAGAAAGCCTTTTATATCGCCCGTACCGGCCGTCCCGGCCCGGTGCTGGTCGACATCCCCAAGGATGTCAGCATGCAAAAGGCGCTGTACGCGTATCCGAAGGAAATCGAGATGCGCTCCTACCGCCCGGTCGACAAGGGCCACGCCGGCCAGATCCGCAAGGCGGTGCAATTGCTGCTGCAGGCCGAGCGCCCGATGATCTACGGCGGCGGCGGCGTCATCCTGGCCAACGCATCGGCCGAGCTGAACCGCCTGGTCGACAAGCTCGGCTTCCCGATCACCAACACGCTGATGGGCCTGGGCGCCTACCGTTCGTCGAGCGGCCATTTCCTCGGCATGCCCGGCATGCACGGCACCTATGAGGCGAACATGGCGATGCAGCACTGCGACGTCCTGATCGCCATCGGCGCGCGCTTCGACGACCGCGTGATCGGCAACCCGCGCCACTTCGCCACCAACCCGCGCAAGATCATCCATATCGACATCGACCCGTCGTCGATCTCGAAGCGGGTCAAGGTCGACATCCCGATCGTCGGCAACGTCAAGGACGTGCTGGTCGAGCTGCTGTCGCAGCTGGAAGCGGCCGAAGCGAAACCCAACAAGGCCGGCCTGGAGCAGTGGTGGAAGCAGATCGGCGAATGGCGCGGGCGCGAATGCCTGAAGTACCAGCCGTCCGATGAGGTCATCAAGCCGCAATCGGTGGTCGAGAAGCTGTGGCAGGTCACCGCAGGCGACGCCTTCATCACCTCCGACGTCGGCCAGCACCAGATGTGGGCGGCCCAGTACTACCCGTTCAACCAGCCGCGCCGCTGGATCAACTCGGGCGGCCTCGGCACCATGGGCGTGGGCTTGCCGTACGCGATGGGCGTGCAGATGGCCAACCCGGACGCCACCGTCGCCTGCGTCACCGGCGAGGGCTCGATCCAGATGAACATCCAGGAACTGGCCACCTGCAAGCAGTACAACCTGACGCCGAAGATCGTCCTCCTGAACAACCGCTTCCTGGGCATGGTGCGCCAGTGGCAGGAACTCGACTACAACTCGCGCTATTCCGAGTCGTACATGGATTCGCTGCCGGACTTCGAGAAGCTGGCCGAGGCCTACGGGCACGTCGGCATGCGCATCGACAAGCCGGGCGATGTCGAGAACGCCCTGCGCGACGCCTTCGCCATGAAGGACCGCCTGGTGTTCATGAACTTCATCACCGACCGCAGCGAGAACGTCTGGCCGATGGTCAAGACCGGTAAAGGCTTGTCGGAGATGCTGCTCGGATCGGAGGACCTGTAA
- the ilvN gene encoding acetolactate synthase small subunit, producing MRHIISVLLENEAGALSRVVGLFSARGYNIETLTVAPTEDATLSRMTIVTVGSDDIIEQITKHLNRLIEVVKVVDLTEGQHIERELMLIKVRAVGKEREEMKRTADIFRGRIIDVTEKTYTIELTGAKSKLDAFIDAIDRASILETVRTGGSGIGRGERILKV from the coding sequence ATGCGCCACATCATCTCCGTCCTGCTGGAAAACGAAGCCGGCGCGCTGTCGCGCGTGGTCGGCCTGTTCTCGGCGCGCGGCTACAACATCGAAACGCTGACCGTGGCGCCGACCGAGGATGCCACCCTGTCGCGCATGACCATCGTCACGGTCGGCTCGGACGATATCATCGAGCAGATCACCAAGCACCTGAACCGCCTTATCGAGGTGGTCAAGGTGGTCGACCTGACCGAGGGCCAGCACATCGAGCGCGAGCTCATGCTGATCAAGGTAAGGGCGGTCGGCAAGGAGCGCGAGGAAATGAAGCGTACCGCCGACATCTTCCGCGGCCGCATCATCGACGTGACCGAGAAGACCTACACGATCGAGCTGACCGGCGCCAAGTCGAAACTGGACGCGTTCATCGACGCCATCGACCGCGCCTCGATCCTCGAGACCGTGCGCACCGGCGGCAGCGGCATCGGCCGCGGCGAACGCATCCTCAAGGTATAA
- the ilvC gene encoding ketol-acid reductoisomerase, translating to MKVFYDKDCDLSLIKGKNVAILGYGSQGHAHAQNLTESGVNVTVGLRRGGASWGKVEQAGIKVAEVDEAVKAADVVMILLPDENIAQVYKENVEPNIKQGAVLAFAHGFNVHYGQVVPRADLDVIMVAPKAPGHTVRGTYRQGGGVPHLIAVYQDKSGTARDIALSYSMANGGGKAGIIETNFREETETDLFGEQAVLCGGTVELIKAGFETLVEAGYAPEMAYFECLHELKLIVDLIYEGGIANMNYSISNNAEYGEYVTGPRVVTEDTKNAMRQCLKDIQTGEYAKSFILENKAGAPTLISRRRLTAEHQIEEVGSKLRAMMPWIAKNKLVDQSKN from the coding sequence ATGAAAGTTTTCTACGATAAAGACTGCGACCTCTCCCTCATCAAAGGCAAGAACGTCGCCATCCTCGGCTACGGCTCGCAAGGCCATGCGCACGCCCAGAACCTGACCGAATCCGGCGTCAACGTCACCGTCGGCCTGCGCCGCGGCGGCGCTTCCTGGGGCAAGGTCGAGCAGGCCGGCATCAAGGTCGCCGAGGTCGACGAAGCGGTCAAGGCCGCCGACGTCGTCATGATCCTGCTGCCGGACGAGAATATCGCCCAGGTGTACAAGGAAAACGTCGAGCCGAACATCAAGCAGGGCGCGGTGCTGGCCTTCGCCCACGGCTTCAACGTCCACTACGGCCAGGTCGTGCCGCGCGCCGACCTCGACGTGATCATGGTCGCGCCGAAGGCGCCGGGCCACACCGTGCGCGGCACCTACCGCCAGGGCGGCGGCGTGCCGCACCTGATCGCCGTCTACCAGGACAAGTCGGGCACGGCGCGCGACATCGCGCTGTCGTATTCGATGGCCAACGGCGGCGGCAAGGCCGGCATCATCGAGACCAACTTCCGCGAAGAGACCGAGACCGACCTGTTCGGCGAGCAGGCCGTGCTGTGCGGCGGTACCGTCGAGCTGATCAAGGCCGGCTTCGAGACGCTGGTGGAAGCGGGCTACGCGCCGGAAATGGCCTATTTCGAGTGCCTGCACGAACTGAAGCTGATCGTCGACCTGATCTACGAAGGCGGCATCGCCAACATGAACTACTCGATCTCGAACAACGCCGAATACGGCGAGTACGTGACCGGCCCGCGCGTGGTCACCGAAGACACCAAGAACGCGATGCGCCAGTGCCTGAAGGACATCCAGACCGGCGAGTACGCGAAGAGCTTCATCCTCGAGAACAAGGCCGGCGCCCCGACCCTGATCTCGCGCCGCCGCCTGACGGCCGAACACCAGATCGAGGAAGTCGGCAGCAAGCTGCGCGCGATGATGCCGTGGATTGCCAAGAACAAGCTGGTGGATCAGTCGAAGAACTGA
- a CDS encoding SIMPL domain-containing protein (The SIMPL domain is named for its presence in mouse protein SIMPL (signalling molecule that associates with mouse pelle-like kinase). Bacterial member BP26, from Brucella, was shown to assemble into a channel-like structure, while YggE from E. coli has been associated with resistance to oxidative stress.) — translation MRVPKIVLATVLAAAFAGAQAQTAPTVATAQGGSVATGGTLVVVPAYGEVVHANDEATVTFSVEEQDKDRAAATARVNQKMKQGTELVRRADPQAKLKTVNYYTYPVYPEVPDSPRPLVKPEARRIPIGWRVGQNLEVTTRSLDKLPQTVGAAQKVLGIAGIDYHLSQELTRRLDDERIAATYRNLNERVASIARAMGRNLGDAVIDTVDFEGSGNYGNQMPPPPPMAMMRAKSADASSEMPEPSFEPGETRLEMRMVGKVKFR, via the coding sequence ATGCGCGTACCAAAGATCGTCCTCGCCACCGTCCTTGCCGCCGCCTTTGCCGGCGCCCAGGCCCAGACTGCCCCCACGGTCGCCACCGCCCAGGGCGGCAGCGTCGCCACCGGCGGCACGCTGGTCGTGGTGCCGGCCTATGGCGAAGTCGTACACGCCAACGACGAAGCCACCGTCACCTTCTCGGTCGAGGAGCAGGACAAGGACCGCGCCGCCGCCACCGCGCGCGTCAACCAGAAGATGAAGCAGGGTACCGAGCTGGTGCGCCGCGCCGATCCGCAGGCCAAGCTGAAGACCGTCAACTACTACACCTACCCGGTGTACCCGGAAGTGCCGGACAGCCCGCGCCCGCTGGTCAAGCCGGAAGCGCGCCGCATCCCGATCGGCTGGCGCGTCGGCCAGAACCTGGAAGTCACCACGCGCAGCCTCGATAAACTGCCGCAGACCGTCGGCGCGGCGCAGAAGGTGCTGGGCATCGCCGGCATCGACTACCACCTGAGCCAGGAACTCACGCGCCGGCTGGACGACGAGCGCATCGCCGCCACCTACCGCAACCTGAACGAGCGCGTGGCGTCGATCGCGCGCGCCATGGGCCGCAACCTGGGCGACGCGGTCATCGACACCGTCGACTTCGAGGGCAGCGGCAACTATGGTAATCAGATGCCGCCGCCGCCGCCGATGGCAATGATGCGCGCCAAGAGCGCCGACGCCTCCAGCGAGATGCCCGAACCCAGCTTCGAGCCGGGCGAGACGCGCCTGGAAATGCGCATGGTGGGCAAGGTGAAATTCAGGTAA
- the pssA gene encoding CDP-diacylglycerol--serine O-phosphatidyltransferase, with protein sequence MAPLPRRRKTGAVKGPGFARFTRGRKTEAAAARPRRGIYLLPNAFTTAALFGGFYAIVMAMNQRFDHACWAVFIAMVLDSLDGRVARLTNTQSEFGAQYDSLSDMVSFGAAPALVIYEWSLRGLGKLGWIAAFVYCAGAALRLARFNTNIEVVDKRFFQGLPSPAAAALVVGFVMMMTDPDINVSARRVDWISWGIALFAGLTMVTNVPFYSFKDVNFRKSVPFIVVFLIALALALLAIDPPKVLWPLFVLYGLSGYAVYFWRLAKGKPVSIVQTAQESNDPSERR encoded by the coding sequence ATGGCACCTCTTCCCCGACGCAGAAAAACCGGCGCCGTCAAAGGCCCGGGCTTCGCCCGCTTCACCCGGGGCCGCAAGACCGAGGCCGCGGCCGCGCGCCCGCGCCGCGGCATCTACCTGCTGCCCAATGCCTTCACCACCGCCGCGCTGTTCGGCGGCTTCTACGCCATCGTGATGGCCATGAACCAGCGCTTCGACCACGCCTGCTGGGCGGTCTTCATCGCCATGGTGCTGGACAGCCTGGACGGCCGCGTGGCGCGCCTGACCAATACCCAATCCGAATTCGGCGCCCAGTACGACAGCCTGTCCGACATGGTGTCGTTCGGCGCCGCGCCGGCGCTGGTGATCTACGAATGGTCGCTGCGTGGCCTGGGCAAGCTGGGCTGGATCGCCGCCTTCGTCTACTGCGCCGGCGCCGCGCTGCGCCTGGCGCGCTTCAACACCAACATCGAAGTCGTCGATAAACGCTTCTTCCAGGGCTTGCCCAGCCCGGCCGCGGCGGCGCTGGTGGTCGGCTTCGTGATGATGATGACCGACCCGGACATCAACGTCAGCGCGCGCCGCGTCGACTGGATCTCGTGGGGCATCGCGCTGTTCGCCGGCCTGACCATGGTCACCAACGTGCCGTTCTACAGTTTTAAGGACGTCAATTTCCGCAAGTCGGTGCCGTTCATCGTGGTGTTCCTGATCGCGCTGGCGCTGGCGCTGCTGGCGATCGACCCGCCCAAGGTGCTGTGGCCGCTGTTCGTGCTGTACGGCCTGTCCGGCTATGCGGTGTATTTCTGGCGCCTGGCCAAGGGCAAGCCGGTCAGCATCGTGCAGACCGCGCAAGAATCGAACGATCCGAGCGAGCGGCGCTGA
- a CDS encoding alpha/beta hydrolase encodes MKKLTRFAAGLGAAMLLGGVLAACSPLSALNAVSPSGQSSASDGIRYAPGERHLLDVYRPAAGAAAAPVIVFFYGGNWVSGARRDYAFVGRALAARGFVVVVPDYRLYPQVRYPDFLDDGAQAVAWTEREIGKYGGDPRNVFVMGHSAGAYNAAMLALDGRWLGKQGIRPDSLRGWIGLAGPYDFLPIENRTTRPVFDYPYTKADTQPANHVGAGVPPALLIAPKKDDTVNPVRNTGGLAARLRTAGVPVRELYYGGVNHVTLVASLSSPLHRLAPTLDAVEAFVRSDGGRVPAAGAAPGK; translated from the coding sequence ATGAAAAAATTGACACGATTTGCCGCCGGCCTCGGCGCCGCCATGCTGCTGGGCGGCGTGCTGGCCGCGTGTTCTCCCTTGTCCGCGCTGAATGCGGTGTCGCCAAGCGGCCAGTCCAGCGCCAGCGACGGCATCCGCTACGCGCCCGGCGAGCGCCACCTGCTCGACGTGTACCGTCCCGCTGCCGGCGCGGCGGCGGCGCCGGTGATCGTGTTCTTCTACGGCGGCAACTGGGTCAGCGGCGCGCGCCGCGACTACGCCTTCGTCGGCCGGGCCCTGGCGGCGCGCGGCTTCGTGGTGGTGGTGCCCGACTACCGGCTGTACCCGCAGGTGCGTTATCCGGACTTCCTCGACGACGGCGCCCAGGCCGTGGCCTGGACCGAACGCGAGATCGGCAAGTACGGCGGCGACCCCCGTAACGTGTTCGTGATGGGCCACAGCGCCGGCGCCTACAACGCCGCCATGCTGGCGCTGGACGGGCGCTGGCTCGGCAAGCAGGGTATCCGCCCGGATTCGCTGCGCGGCTGGATCGGCCTGGCCGGTCCCTACGATTTCCTGCCGATCGAGAACCGCACCACGCGCCCGGTGTTCGATTACCCGTACACCAAGGCCGACACCCAGCCGGCCAACCACGTGGGCGCGGGCGTGCCGCCGGCGCTCCTGATCGCGCCGAAGAAGGACGATACCGTCAACCCGGTGCGCAACACCGGCGGCCTGGCGGCGCGCCTGCGCACGGCCGGCGTGCCGGTGCGCGAGCTGTACTACGGCGGCGTCAACCACGTGACGCTGGTGGCGTCGCTGTCGTCGCCGCTGCACCGGCTGGCGCCGACGCTGGATGCGGTGGAAGCGTTCGTGCGCAGCGATGGGGGGAGGGTGCCAGCAGCCGGTGCTGCACCCGGAAAGTAA